A window of Pseudomonas denitrificans (nom. rej.) genomic DNA:
CCATAGCCTGAGGAGCACTTCCATGTCCGATTCCCTGATCATACCCTGCCCCCACTGCAACGGCCTGAACCGCGTTCCCGCCACGCGGGTGAACGATTCGCCCAGTTGCGGGCGCTGCCAGTCGCCGATCGTGCTGGATACGCCGTTCGACCTCGACGAGGCCGGCTTCGCCGCCCAGGCCAAGGGCGACCTGCCGTTGCTGGTAGACGTGTGGGCCGACTGGTGCGGGCCGTGCAAGGGCTTTGCGCCGGTGTTCGAGCAGGCCGCCGCGCGGCTGTCGGGCAAGGTGCGCCTGGCCAAGCTCGACAGCGATGCCAACCCGAACCTCTCCACGCGCCTGGGGATTCGTTCGATCCCGAGCCTGATCCTGCTGCGCAACGGCCAGGAAGTGGCGCGCCAGAGCGGCGCAATGCCGCTGCCGCAGCTGCTCGACTGGCTGTCGCGCCAGGGCATCTGAGGGCGAGCGTTTCGGTCAATCCACGCGGTCATTGCCAGGCCGCGTGGTGCGGCTAGGCTTGGGGGCACACCCCGCCGGCGAATCGGAGCGCGCCCATGCGTCATAACCTGGAATTCATCCGCCAACTCACCGAAGAGCACATCGCCTTCGTCAAGCGCACCGGCCTCAAGGCCGAGGTGCTGGAACCGGGCCTCGTGCGCCTGCGCATGCCGCTCAAGGACAACGAGAACCACCTGCGCAACATGTACGCCGGCGCATTGTTCACCGTGGCCGAGCTGCCCGGGGGCGTGCTGATGCTGACCAGTTTCGACGCCCGGCGCTTCTATCCCATCGTCAAGGAAGCCGGCCTGCGCTTCCTGCGCCCCGCCGCCAGCGACGTGACGGTCGAGGCACGGCTCAGTGAAGAGGACATCCAGCGTATCGGCGAAGAAGCCACGAACCTCGGCAAGGCCGAATTCGTCCTCGACCTGCAGCTGAAGGACGAAGAAGGCAACGTCGTCGCCGAAAGCCACGCCATCTATCAGCTGCGTAGCCGCTGAATCCGGGCCATTGCCCTGCATCAAGATGAAATTTCCTACGTGGCGCGACAGTGGAAGCGCCACAGAGGGAGCCCACCATGTACAGGAACC
This region includes:
- a CDS encoding YiiD C-terminal domain-containing protein — its product is MRHNLEFIRQLTEEHIAFVKRTGLKAEVLEPGLVRLRMPLKDNENHLRNMYAGALFTVAELPGGVLMLTSFDARRFYPIVKEAGLRFLRPAASDVTVEARLSEEDIQRIGEEATNLGKAEFVLDLQLKDEEGNVVAESHAIYQLRSR
- the trxC gene encoding thioredoxin TrxC; amino-acid sequence: MSDSLIIPCPHCNGLNRVPATRVNDSPSCGRCQSPIVLDTPFDLDEAGFAAQAKGDLPLLVDVWADWCGPCKGFAPVFEQAAARLSGKVRLAKLDSDANPNLSTRLGIRSIPSLILLRNGQEVARQSGAMPLPQLLDWLSRQGI